The following proteins are encoded in a genomic region of Methanobrevibacter gottschalkii DSM 11977:
- a CDS encoding exodeoxyribonuclease III, producing the protein MSIKLVSWNVNGIRALSKKEEFWEWFDNTDADIINFQEVRSTKEQIPEKLADVEGFHKSFNEAEKKGYSGVGTYSKIEPVDVVKGLGIEELDGEGRVLRIEYPNFILYNIYFPNSGTGAKRLDFKVEFCNALLKQIVDLKNKGKNVVVTGDYNIAHNPIDVYNPKNCEGKSGYLPEERSWLDELENAGFVDTFRMFDEGENNFTWWSYRTRARERNAGWRLDYFYVNEEIKGNVKSAKILNEVFGSDHCPVTLELDF; encoded by the coding sequence ATGTCTATAAAGCTAGTTTCTTGGAATGTTAATGGAATTAGGGCACTCTCAAAAAAAGAAGAATTTTGGGAATGGTTTGATAATACTGATGCAGATATTATTAATTTTCAAGAAGTAAGGTCTACAAAAGAACAAATTCCAGAAAAATTAGCAGATGTTGAAGGATTTCATAAATCATTTAATGAAGCCGAAAAGAAAGGGTACAGTGGTGTTGGAACTTATTCTAAGATTGAACCTGTTGATGTTGTTAAAGGTTTAGGTATTGAAGAACTTGACGGTGAAGGAAGGGTTTTAAGAATCGAGTATCCTAACTTTATTTTATATAATATTTATTTCCCAAACAGCGGCACGGGAGCTAAAAGACTGGATTTTAAAGTTGAGTTCTGTAATGCATTATTAAAACAGATTGTTGATCTGAAAAATAAAGGTAAAAATGTTGTTGTTACTGGAGATTATAACATTGCTCACAATCCAATAGATGTTTATAACCCTAAAAATTGCGAAGGAAAATCAGGATATTTGCCTGAAGAACGTTCATGGTTGGATGAACTTGAAAACGCAGGTTTTGTTGATACATTCAGGATGTTTGATGAAGGGGAAAATAACTTTACCTGGTGGAGTTATAGAACTCGTGCTCGTGAGAGAAATGCTGGTTGGAGACTTGATTATTTTTATGTAAATGAAGAAATAAAAGGCAATGTAAAATCGGCTAAAATTTTAAATGAGGTTTTTGGTTCAGACCATTGTCCTGTGACTTTAGAGCTTGATTTCTAA
- a CDS encoding MFS transporter, whose protein sequence is MKLKKSDYIIIISFIASFIAAFISAAPAVALPQLANEFNLNNIMQNWVVNIFLFTVAITAVPLGKFSGKNGIKKTLNLGLILFLIGTIITTFANSYITLLIFRAIQAIGTAMIYNTQTSIVVLAVEEKNRGKALGIIISGVYIGLAIAPFISGILTYNFGWRTIFYFTIPFTLLALFLSLYKVKDEWNMYEDESYDKFGSILYMIGIFFFIYGFTILNQTKGVIFTVIGIVLLIGFAVIDLKIKNPIFDLKLFKNKRFSSSNIASLISYIATFVVTYILNYHFQYILSLNSQTTGILLVVTPVIMAIISPFSGKFSDKIDSQKLAAIGMGFVTIAVFILIFLDYSTPLWVIIIAMALQGLGYGIFSSPNTNMIMSSVPQEETPSASVSITVMRVIGQTMSLAMLTIIFSVIMGNVPIIPEYFSLLTKSSQTACIISTLLCFIAVIASLVGIGGKNDLTN, encoded by the coding sequence ATGAAACTAAAAAAATCAGATTATATTATAATAATATCTTTTATAGCTTCATTTATTGCAGCATTCATCTCAGCAGCACCTGCAGTTGCACTTCCCCAACTAGCAAATGAATTTAATTTAAATAATATTATGCAAAATTGGGTTGTGAATATATTTTTATTTACTGTTGCAATAACTGCCGTACCTCTTGGAAAATTCTCTGGAAAAAATGGAATAAAAAAAACATTAAACCTTGGATTAATTTTGTTTTTAATTGGAACAATAATTACTACATTTGCAAATTCTTATATAACTTTATTAATTTTTAGAGCAATACAAGCAATTGGTACAGCAATGATTTATAATACACAAACAAGTATTGTTGTATTAGCTGTAGAAGAAAAAAATAGGGGAAAAGCATTAGGAATAATAATATCTGGCGTATACATTGGACTTGCGATTGCACCATTTATTAGTGGAATATTAACTTATAATTTTGGTTGGAGAACTATATTTTACTTTACAATACCATTTACATTACTTGCATTATTCTTATCATTATATAAAGTCAAAGATGAATGGAATATGTATGAAGATGAGAGTTATGATAAATTTGGATCTATATTATATATGATTGGAATATTCTTCTTTATTTATGGATTTACAATATTAAATCAAACAAAAGGTGTGATATTCACAGTAATTGGTATAGTTTTATTAATTGGATTTGCAGTAATTGATTTAAAAATTAAAAATCCAATATTCGACCTTAAATTATTTAAAAATAAAAGATTTTCATCTTCAAATATTGCATCATTAATAAGTTATATTGCAACATTTGTAGTAACATATATACTTAATTACCATTTCCAGTATATTTTAAGTTTAAATTCACAAACAACAGGCATATTACTGGTAGTTACGCCGGTTATAATGGCAATAATATCGCCATTTTCAGGAAAATTTTCAGATAAGATTGATTCACAAAAATTAGCAGCAATTGGAATGGGCTTTGTAACTATTGCAGTATTTATATTAATATTTTTAGATTATTCAACACCATTATGGGTAATAATTATTGCTATGGCATTACAAGGTTTGGGTTATGGAATATTTTCATCACCAAATACAAACATGATAATGAGTTCAGTTCCGCAGGAGGAAACACCAAGCGCATCAGTATCTATTACTGTAATGAGAGTAATAGGTCAAACTATGAGTCTTGCAATGTTGACTATAATATTTTCAGTAATAATGGGTAATGTACCAATAATTCCAGAATACTTTAGTTTATTAACAAAAAGTTCTCAAACAGCATGTATAATATCCACATTATTATGTTTTATTGCAGTTATAGCTTCACTTGTAGGAATTGGTGGAAAAAACGATTTAACTAATTGA
- a CDS encoding thermonuclease family protein: MNKKSISVILLIIFSITIIFTTANILINDNTPLENQAGTLKINNKTIHYEKSGKCLEVIDGNTIKVYGIGKVQLTQVGSPSSEAKDFVENNCLGKTVYLDIDDKKVEDEYGRALAIVYTDTVDVNKELINNNLSEISYFTPSEFKKGDI; this comes from the coding sequence ATGAATAAAAAATCCATTTCAGTAATTTTACTAATTATTTTTTCAATAACAATAATATTCACTACTGCAAATATATTAATTAATGACAATACTCCACTAGAAAATCAAGCGGGAACCTTAAAAATCAACAATAAAACCATACACTATGAAAAATCCGGAAAATGTTTAGAAGTAATTGATGGAAATACAATAAAAGTTTATGGCATCGGTAAAGTTCAGCTTACACAAGTTGGAAGTCCAAGTAGTGAAGCTAAAGACTTTGTTGAAAATAATTGCCTTGGAAAAACAGTATATCTGGATATTGATGATAAAAAAGTAGAAGATGAATATGGTCGTGCATTAGCTATTGTTTATACAGACACTGTTGATGTCAATAAAGAATTAATTAACAATAACTTATCTGAAATATCTTACTTTACACCAAGTGAATTTAAAAAAGGAGATATTTAA
- a CDS encoding DNA polymerase domain-containing protein, with product MVSETKEQLELEAEIKEQAQIFLKYLNSTLPESMELEYEGFYRRGFFVSKKRYAVIEDGEIIAKGLELVRRDWAPIVKKTQEAVLMAILKEGDADKAINEVKKVLKNIKKGNVDKKEMIIHTQITKPLDQYKQVGPHVIAARKIEEHGIKVSRGTIIQYIIVKGKGSISQRAVPYEYSEGYTYDKNYYINNQLIPAIERIMYSFGYTKRDLEDMAKGEVQQSLDAFF from the coding sequence TTGGTCAGTGAGACAAAAGAACAATTAGAACTTGAAGCAGAAATCAAAGAGCAAGCTCAAATATTTCTAAAATATCTTAATTCAACTCTTCCAGAGAGTATGGAACTTGAATACGAAGGATTTTACAGAAGAGGATTTTTCGTAAGTAAAAAAAGATATGCTGTAATCGAAGATGGGGAGATTATAGCAAAAGGATTAGAATTAGTTAGAAGAGACTGGGCACCTATTGTTAAAAAAACACAAGAAGCAGTTTTAATGGCTATTTTAAAAGAAGGTGATGCTGATAAAGCAATCAATGAAGTTAAAAAAGTCTTAAAAAATATTAAAAAAGGCAATGTGGATAAAAAAGAAATGATAATTCACACACAAATCACTAAACCTCTTGACCAATACAAACAAGTTGGACCTCATGTAATAGCTGCAAGAAAAATTGAAGAACATGGGATTAAAGTCTCCCGTGGAACTATTATACAGTATATAATTGTTAAAGGAAAAGGTTCTATCAGTCAGCGTGCAGTACCTTACGAATACAGTGAGGGTTATACATATGATAAAAATTATTATATCAACAATCAGCTAATTCCAGCTATTGAGAGAATCATGTATTCATTCGGATATACAAAAAGAGACTTAGAAGACATGGCAAAAGGGGAAGTCCAGCAAAGTTTAGATGCATTCTTCTAA
- a CDS encoding 30S ribosomal protein S8e has protein sequence MAISQGKSTRSPSGARNVANRGKRKSELGRDPAETRLDAKRLRKIRTRGGNEKLRLATGNRINVTDADGKTKVLDILNVVENTANPNYVRRNIITKGAIVETAEGKAKVTSRPGQDGVINGILI, from the coding sequence ATGGCAATTTCTCAAGGAAAATCAACAAGGAGTCCTTCCGGTGCAAGAAATGTTGCAAACCGTGGAAAAAGAAAATCCGAATTAGGAAGAGACCCAGCAGAAACTAGGTTAGATGCAAAAAGATTAAGAAAAATTAGAACTCGTGGCGGAAACGAAAAACTCAGATTGGCTACTGGTAATAGAATCAATGTTACTGATGCAGATGGTAAAACCAAGGTTTTAGATATTCTCAACGTAGTAGAAAACACTGCAAACCCTAACTATGTAAGAAGAAACATCATTACCAAAGGTGCAATTGTAGAAACTGCTGAAGGTAAGGCTAAAGTAACATCAAGACCTGGTCAGGATGGTGTTATTAACGGAATTTTAATTTAA
- the cas4 gene encoding CRISPR-associated protein Cas4 — protein sequence MEQKNITQYSINYETKQHPSVKGLQIIEGKNNFPISWLNKQGYCEYQLYLEHVKNIKSPTTPEMTHGSEIHKQLEDIFKQESAQVSFEEVIESSKSEASMSRECFVISPKYGIRGHIDEIWMKPEEIVIIDDKPGRTPYKSTMNQVRAYCLAFKDMSGDDRKIKGALRERGTENLFWIEPFTEDVEKEIKFTIDRIHGLFNGSKPFMPTKNPKKCHSCRFKHDCEHAQ from the coding sequence ATGGAACAAAAAAACATTACACAATACTCAATTAATTATGAAACTAAACAGCATCCTTCAGTGAAAGGTCTTCAGATAATTGAAGGAAAAAACAATTTCCCCATTAGTTGGTTAAATAAACAAGGATATTGCGAATACCAACTATATCTGGAACATGTAAAAAATATAAAATCACCAACAACACCTGAAATGACCCATGGAAGTGAAATTCACAAGCAACTTGAGGATATATTCAAACAAGAATCTGCACAAGTCAGCTTTGAAGAAGTGATTGAATCATCTAAAAGTGAAGCCTCAATGTCTAGAGAATGCTTTGTCATATCTCCCAAATATGGAATCAGAGGACATATTGATGAAATATGGATGAAACCAGAGGAAATTGTAATAATTGACGATAAACCTGGAAGAACACCTTATAAATCTACAATGAATCAAGTAAGAGCATATTGCCTTGCATTTAAAGACATGTCTGGAGATGATAGAAAAATTAAAGGAGCGCTTCGTGAAAGAGGTACTGAAAATCTCTTCTGGATTGAACCATTCACAGAAGATGTTGAAAAAGAAATTAAATTCACAATTGATAGAATACATGGATTATTTAATGGATCCAAACCATTCATGCCAACTAAAAATCCTAAAAAATGTCATTCATGCAGATTTAAACATGACTGCGAACATGCACAATAG
- a CDS encoding DEAD/DEAH box helicase has protein sequence MNFNELNISDNIKNGLKGMGFTKATPIQEQSIPVTLKGKDVMGQAQTGSGKTVAFAIPIIEKIFIDDKSPQAIVLCPTRELCMQVADEISKVASNIKKLKILSVYGGQPIGRQTRVLKKGVHIVVGTPGRVIDHINRGNLDLNGIESVVLDEADEMLNMGFRDDMEFILKNTPKTRQTLLFSATMPDEIKKIARKYQRNPKFIKVKANKKNSPKITQYSFKCNAKYKFDDMTRLLDVFDVELALIFCNTKKGVNYVAKHLKKRGYSVDGLHGDMTQKMRDKVMNKFRNDNIDILVATDVAARGLDVDNLDVIINYDVPQNPENYIHRIGRTARAGKLGYAFTLVCRDETRRFAAIKKANNTKITEKQIPSYKEVETIKNKLILDKVINCIERGELEDSYINSIKDSMNKKINAQQLAAGLLKMVREN, from the coding sequence ATGAATTTTAATGAATTAAATATTTCTGATAATATTAAAAACGGACTAAAAGGAATGGGTTTTACAAAAGCAACTCCCATCCAAGAACAATCAATTCCTGTAACTTTAAAAGGAAAAGATGTAATGGGTCAGGCACAAACAGGTTCCGGTAAAACTGTTGCATTTGCAATTCCAATTATTGAAAAGATTTTCATTGATGATAAATCTCCTCAAGCTATTGTATTATGTCCAACAAGAGAACTATGTATGCAGGTAGCAGATGAAATTTCGAAAGTAGCATCAAACATTAAAAAACTTAAAATTTTATCTGTATATGGTGGCCAACCAATTGGAAGACAGACAAGAGTCCTTAAAAAAGGGGTTCATATTGTTGTCGGAACTCCTGGGCGAGTAATTGATCATATTAATAGGGGCAATCTTGATTTAAACGGCATTGAAAGTGTTGTTTTAGATGAAGCTGATGAAATGCTGAATATGGGTTTTAGAGATGATATGGAATTTATATTAAAAAACACTCCTAAAACTAGACAAACATTACTGTTCTCAGCCACAATGCCTGATGAAATTAAAAAAATAGCTAGAAAATACCAAAGAAATCCCAAATTTATTAAGGTTAAAGCAAACAAGAAGAACTCTCCAAAAATAACTCAATATTCTTTTAAATGTAATGCGAAATATAAATTCGATGACATGACAAGGTTACTTGATGTATTTGATGTTGAACTTGCTTTAATATTCTGTAACACTAAAAAAGGTGTTAATTATGTTGCAAAACACTTAAAAAAAAGAGGATACTCTGTTGACGGTCTTCATGGGGACATGACTCAAAAAATGAGAGATAAAGTGATGAACAAGTTTAGAAATGATAATATTGACATTTTGGTTGCAACTGACGTGGCAGCACGAGGACTGGATGTTGATAATTTGGATGTTATAATTAATTATGATGTTCCTCAAAACCCTGAAAATTATATCCACAGAATTGGAAGAACTGCAAGAGCAGGTAAACTTGGTTATGCTTTTACTTTAGTATGCAGGGATGAAACTAGGAGATTTGCAGCTATTAAAAAAGCTAATAACACTAAAATTACAGAAAAACAGATTCCTTCTTATAAGGAAGTTGAAACTATTAAAAATAAACTGATTTTGGATAAAGTTATAAACTGTATAGAACGTGGAGAATTGGAAGACAGTTATATTAATTCAATTAAAGACAGTATGAATAAAAAAATAAACGCACAGCAATTAGCTGCGGGTTTATTGAAGATGGTAAGAGAAAATTAA
- a CDS encoding RDD family protein yields the protein MVSIFSRRIIAYFVDFFVVSAFMWIVSYLLSLVIGTNNPIYHYFIYLVPILIMIYFVLCEKIVGASVGKSLLYLQVRSQNGAHISWSQAIVRNLTKIYWIPIIFDWGIGKVLKKDRLFNSITKTVVIDELN from the coding sequence ATGGTAAGTATATTTTCAAGAAGAATTATTGCATATTTTGTTGATTTCTTTGTAGTTTCAGCTTTCATGTGGATTGTATCTTATTTGTTATCATTAGTAATTGGCACTAATAATCCTATATATCATTATTTTATATATTTAGTTCCAATTTTAATAATGATTTACTTTGTTTTATGTGAAAAAATTGTCGGGGCTTCTGTTGGAAAATCTTTATTGTACTTGCAAGTAAGATCCCAAAATGGTGCACATATTTCTTGGTCTCAAGCTATTGTACGCAATTTAACTAAAATTTATTGGATTCCAATAATTTTTGACTGGGGTATTGGTAAAGTATTAAAAAAGGACAGGTTATTTAATAGCATTACAAAAACTGTTGTTATTGATGAGCTTAATTAA
- a CDS encoding SPL family radical SAM protein, giving the protein MHYINSKTILSPKNGMNLYRGCTHGCIYCDSRSDIYNMNHRFEDVEVKKNALVLLKNELLKRPQSMIGTGAMTDPYIPLEKHLEYLRKSLNLIYRYGFGFTCITKSDLILRDLDLLKKINEKTKVVVQMTLTTSDDDLCRILEPHVCNTTRRVEVLKILQKHGIPTVVWLTPILPYINDNIENIESILNYCIDAGVKGVICFEMGMTLREGDREYYYKKLDEYFPGLKDKYIEEFGNSYSIPSPNNKQLMSIFNEKTDKHDILNKPDEVFDYISYFPQKSVQSRLI; this is encoded by the coding sequence ATGCACTATATTAATTCAAAAACAATACTGTCACCAAAAAACGGAATGAACCTATATCGCGGTTGTACTCATGGTTGCATATACTGTGATTCTAGAAGTGACATATATAATATGAATCATAGATTTGAGGATGTTGAAGTTAAAAAGAATGCTTTAGTGTTACTTAAAAATGAACTTCTTAAAAGACCGCAATCTATGATTGGAACTGGAGCAATGACTGATCCATATATCCCACTTGAAAAACACTTGGAATATCTTAGAAAATCTCTGAATCTAATTTATAGATATGGTTTTGGATTTACATGCATTACAAAATCCGATTTGATTTTAAGAGATTTGGATTTACTTAAAAAAATCAATGAAAAAACAAAAGTTGTTGTTCAAATGACTTTAACTACCTCTGATGATGATTTGTGCAGAATATTGGAGCCTCATGTATGTAATACAACAAGAAGGGTTGAAGTTTTAAAGATACTTCAGAAACATGGTATTCCAACAGTTGTTTGGTTAACTCCAATTTTACCTTATATTAATGATAATATTGAGAATATTGAATCCATTTTGAATTATTGTATTGATGCGGGTGTTAAAGGAGTAATCTGTTTTGAAATGGGGATGACATTAAGAGAGGGGGACAGGGAGTACTATTATAAAAAATTAGATGAATATTTCCCGGGTCTTAAAGATAAATATATTGAAGAATTTGGAAATAGTTACTCAATTCCAAGTCCAAATAATAAACAATTAATGTCTATTTTTAATGAAAAAACAGATAAACATGATATTTTAAACAAACCTGATGAAGTATTTGACTATATTTCTTATTTTCCTCAAAAATCAGTTCAATCTAGATTAATCTAA
- a CDS encoding DUF7839 domain-containing protein: protein MKAFKKRGALTHFQILSEISKQDPHLKQKDLANKLGITIQAVSENIKTLIEQGYISSKDGRSPYKITQKGIEKVKKDAISLRKYSDAVLETMNHYKTIWPAIAREDLQKDDIVGLFMDDGVLYAHKKEENATGIVMDNTKEGMDVALSNLTGTIDVSNGEVTIINVPTIKDGGSKASDLELIKKVYENGTNSGEPIDKIACAGTVSRAIINKLELPLDIEYAAPNATANAARKGLNVLAICVGDMSKAFTRELESEKIKYNVIDGKK from the coding sequence ATGAAAGCATTTAAAAAAAGAGGTGCATTAACTCATTTTCAGATTTTAAGTGAAATCTCAAAACAGGACCCTCACCTCAAACAAAAAGATTTGGCTAATAAATTAGGAATTACAATACAAGCAGTTTCCGAAAACATAAAAACATTAATTGAACAAGGATACATCAGTTCTAAAGACGGCAGATCACCATATAAAATAACTCAAAAAGGTATTGAAAAAGTTAAAAAAGATGCAATTAGTCTTAGAAAATATTCAGATGCAGTTTTAGAGACTATGAACCATTATAAAACTATTTGGCCAGCTATTGCAAGAGAAGATCTCCAAAAAGATGATATAGTGGGTTTATTTATGGATGATGGAGTATTATATGCCCATAAAAAAGAAGAAAATGCAACAGGCATTGTTATGGATAATACTAAAGAAGGAATGGATGTGGCATTATCAAACCTTACAGGAACTATTGATGTAAGTAATGGTGAGGTAACTATAATTAATGTTCCAACCATAAAAGATGGCGGATCCAAAGCTTCTGATTTAGAATTAATTAAAAAAGTTTATGAGAACGGAACAAACAGTGGTGAGCCAATCGATAAAATTGCATGTGCAGGTACTGTTTCACGCGCCATTATCAATAAATTAGAATTACCACTAGATATTGAATATGCTGCTCCAAATGCAACTGCAAATGCTGCACGTAAAGGTTTGAATGTTCTTGCAATCTGTGTTGGTGATATGAGTAAAGCATTTACTCGTGAGCTCGAATCTGAAAAAATAAAATATAATGTTATTGATGGTAAAAAATAA
- the hypE gene encoding hydrogenase expression/formation protein HypE codes for MSEDKISMNHGAGGEVMANLIASTILDNITKKSVNGGISLDALDDGASIPIGEDYELVLTTDGHTIDPLFFPGGDIGRISAAGTINDVSVMGARPLAISNAIIMQEGFPIEDLDRIIKSLNEACEEVDVAVITGDTKVMPQDKLEGIVMVTTGLGIAKKGEVVRDSTLEVGDKIIVTGSLGDHGMSLMSFREGFGFETDLKSDVAPMWNIIKKALEIGGVTAMKDPTRGGFANAINEMASKSGVGVVLEQEAIPIKEEVHAVSEMLGIDPFEVANEGKVVMGVKADKAEAILEAIKNEKYGENAAIIGEVVEGDYVVVNTPIGGERILEAPIADPVPRVC; via the coding sequence ATGTCAGAAGATAAGATTAGTATGAATCATGGTGCTGGCGGAGAAGTAATGGCTAATTTAATTGCTAGCACAATTTTAGATAATATCACTAAAAAAAGTGTTAATGGAGGTATTAGTTTAGATGCATTGGATGATGGTGCATCAATACCTATTGGAGAGGATTATGAACTTGTTTTAACAACTGACGGTCACACTATTGATCCATTATTCTTCCCAGGAGGAGATATTGGTAGGATTTCAGCTGCTGGAACAATAAATGATGTTTCAGTAATGGGTGCTCGTCCATTAGCGATTTCAAATGCAATAATTATGCAAGAGGGATTTCCAATTGAAGATTTGGATAGGATTATCAAATCATTAAATGAAGCTTGTGAGGAAGTGGATGTTGCTGTGATTACTGGAGATACAAAAGTAATGCCTCAGGACAAACTTGAGGGTATTGTAATGGTTACAACCGGTCTTGGAATAGCTAAAAAAGGTGAAGTTGTTCGTGATTCAACTTTGGAAGTCGGAGACAAGATAATTGTCACCGGTAGTCTGGGTGATCATGGAATGAGTTTAATGTCTTTTAGAGAAGGTTTCGGATTTGAAACTGATTTAAAATCTGATGTTGCTCCAATGTGGAATATTATTAAAAAAGCTTTGGAGATTGGAGGAGTTACTGCTATGAAAGATCCAACACGTGGAGGATTTGCAAATGCTATTAATGAAATGGCATCAAAATCTGGTGTAGGGGTTGTTCTTGAACAAGAAGCGATTCCAATCAAAGAAGAAGTTCATGCTGTATCTGAAATGTTAGGTATTGATCCGTTTGAAGTAGCAAATGAAGGAAAAGTTGTCATGGGTGTTAAAGCCGATAAGGCAGAAGCAATCCTTGAAGCTATTAAAAATGAAAAATACGGTGAGAATGCAGCTATAATTGGTGAAGTAGTTGAAGGAGACTATGTTGTAGTTAACACTCCTATTGGTGGTGAAAGGATACTTGAAGCACCTATTGCGGATCCGGTTCCTAGAGTTTGTTAA
- a CDS encoding TIGR02253 family HAD-type hydrolase has protein sequence MINNDNDRVVFFDIDGTLLDTSNFAETARKAAIGLMVDNGLPLDKDEAYGVLKTIIREKGSNYNKHFNILTQVVLGHEDPMLVALGMVTYHNVKMALLRPFAETIDTLIYLKSRGYRLAVISNGITIKQWEKLVRLNVYSFFDAVITSEEVGKEKPDNLIYDVALRKMRGNPEKSVMIGNKLKEDGLGAVNAGMSAILVNSDVTEEDREFIKKNKLDIKIIENIGDVDTIL, from the coding sequence ATGATTAACAATGACAACGATCGTGTAGTTTTTTTTGATATAGATGGTACATTACTTGATACATCAAATTTTGCTGAAACCGCTAGAAAAGCAGCCATTGGATTAATGGTAGATAATGGCTTGCCTTTAGATAAAGATGAAGCATACGGTGTTTTAAAAACAATTATCCGTGAAAAAGGATCTAATTACAATAAACATTTTAACATATTAACACAAGTTGTCTTAGGCCATGAGGATCCAATGCTTGTAGCACTTGGAATGGTTACCTACCACAATGTTAAAATGGCACTTTTAAGACCTTTTGCAGAAACAATCGACACCTTAATTTATCTTAAAAGTAGAGGATACCGTCTAGCTGTTATTTCAAACGGCATTACCATTAAACAATGGGAAAAACTTGTTAGGCTTAATGTCTATTCATTTTTCGATGCAGTAATTACCTCTGAAGAAGTGGGTAAAGAAAAGCCCGACAACTTAATTTATGATGTTGCACTTAGAAAAATGAGAGGAAATCCTGAAAAATCTGTTATGATAGGTAATAAATTAAAAGAAGATGGATTAGGTGCAGTTAATGCAGGAATGAGTGCAATTCTTGTAAATTCTGATGTAACCGAAGAAGACAGAGAATTTATCAAGAAAAATAAATTAGACATTAAAATTATTGAAAATATTGGTGATGTGGATACAATATTATAA